Proteins encoded together in one Epinephelus moara isolate mb chromosome 2, YSFRI_EMoa_1.0, whole genome shotgun sequence window:
- the LOC126403370 gene encoding olfactory receptor 11A1-like: MVNVTFFTLAAYSDTGAFKHLYFMIVMCLYMLILCSNLLLIVVICVNRSLHEPMYMFLCSLFVNELYGSTGLFPLLLLQILSDIHTVSASACFLQIFCVYSYGCVEFLNLAVMSYDRYLAICHPLQYNTRMTANKVVVLIAVTWLFPFLMIAVLISLSAPLQLCGNVINRVYCGNYGIVKLACSDTTLNNIYGLVYTVISIIIPLLLILYTYVKILRVCFSGSKQTRQKAVSTCTPHLASLLNFSFGVCFQIYQSRFDMSSVPHMLDILLSLYFLTCQPLFTPLLYGLKMSKIRIICKRLLCGDV, translated from the exons ATGgttaatgtcacatttttcacCCTGGCTGCCTACTCTGACACTGGAGCCttcaaacatttatatttcatgATCGTCATGTGTCTCTACATGTTGATTCTTTGCTCCAACCTCCTGCTGATTGTGGTTATCTGTGTGAACAGAAGCTTACATGAACCTATGTACATGTTTCTGTGCAGCCTGTTTGTAAATGAACTGTATGGTAGTACAGGGTTGTTTCCATTGCTGCTGCTTCAGATCCTCTCTGACATTCACACTGTCTCTGCTTCAGCTTGTTTCCTGCAGATTTTCTGTGTGTACTCTTATGGATGTGTGGAATTTTTAAACTTGGCCGTCATGTCTTATGACAGATATCTGGCTATCTGTCATCCTCTGCAGTATAACACACGTATGACGGCTAACAAGGTCGTCGTGTTGATCGCTGTCACCTGGTTGTTCCCTTTTCTGATGATAGCTGTTCTGATATCACTGAGCGCTCCTTTACAGCTGTGTGGGAACGTCATTAATAGAGTTTACTGTGGAAACTACGGCATCGTTAAACTGGCGTGCTCTGACACCACACTTAATAACATCTACGGGCTTGTTTACACTGTCATCTCCATCATTATCCCTCTGCTGCTGATCCTCTACACATACGTGAAGATCCTCAGAGTCTGTTTCTCTGGTTCTAAACAGACGAGACAGAAAG ctgtcagcacCTGCACACCTCACCTCGCCTCTCTGCTCAACTTCTCCTTcggtgtgtgttttcagatttaTCAGAGCAGGTTCGATATGAGCAGTGTGCCGCACATGTTAGACATCTTACTGTCATTATACTTCCTAACATGCCAGCCTCTCTTCACGCCGCTGCTGTACGGactgaaaatgtccaaaatacgCATCATATGTAAACGTCTGCTGTGTGGTGATGTGTAG
- the LOC126403318 gene encoding olfactory receptor 1509-like, whose product MNLWRIMMNYTQFSYFKLVAYVDSRLLNYVFFTILTSLYMLILCSNLLLIVVICVNRSLHEPMYMFLCSLFVNELYGSTGLFPLLLLQILSDIHTVSASACFLQIFCVYSYVCVEFFNLAVMSYDRYLAICYPLQYNTRMTLKKVAVLIAMIWLPALLIVVCTTLLSSSLTLCGNVINKVYCENFSIVKLACSSTLALNIYGLFVSAVAVFTPLVFIFYTYIRILYVCFSGCKQTRQKAVSTCTPHLASLLNFSFGVCCEVLQSRFDMSNVPNILRIFLSLYFLTCQPLFNPVLYGLKMTKICVICKNLFLL is encoded by the coding sequence ATGAACCTGTGGAGGATCATGATGAACTACACACAGTTTTCATATTTCAAACTTGTTGCCTACGTTGACTCCAGGCTGTTAAACTATGTCTTTTTCACCATTCTGACGTCCTTATACATGTTGATTCTTTGCTCCAACCTCCTGCTGATTGTGGTTATCTGTGTGAACAGAAGCTTACATGAGCCTATGTACATGTTTCTGTGCAGCCTGTTTGTAAATGAACTGTATGGTAGTACAGGGTTGTTTCCATTGCTGCTGCTTCAGATCCTCTCTGACATTCACACTGTCTCTGCTTCAGCTTGTTTCCTGCAGATTTTCTGTGTGTACTCTTACGTCTGTGTGGAATTTTTCAACTTGGCCGTCATGTCTTATGACAGATATCTCGCCATCTGTTATCCTCTGCAGTATAACACTCGTATGACATTGAAAAAGGTCGCCGTGCTCATTGCTATGATTTGGTTACCTGCTCTCCTGATAGTTGTCTGCACAACGTTGTTGAGTTCGTCTTTAACGCTGTGTGGGAATGTCATCAACAAAGTGTACTGTGAGAACTTCTCTATCGTCAAACTGGCCTGCTCCAGCACCTTGGCCTTAAACATTTATGGACTCTTCGTCAGTGCCGTCGCAGTCTTTACTCCTCTGGTTTTTATCTTTTACACTTACATTCGGATTCTTTACGTCTGTTTCTCTGGCTGTAAACAGACGAGACAGAAAGCCGTCAGCACCTGCACACCTCACCTCGCCTCTCTGCTCAACTTCTCCTTCGGGGTTTGTTGTGAGGTGTTACAGAGCAGGTTTGACATGAGCAATGTTCCCAACATATTACgaatatttttatcattatacTTCCTCACGTGTCAGCCCCTCTTTAACCCCGTACTGTACGGactgaaaatgaccaaaatatgTGTCATATGTAAAAATCTGTTTCTGCTCTGA
- the LOC126400624 gene encoding olfactory receptor 3A3-like, with translation MMINSTHDAYFTLGAYVDTESFKSFFFLLIIFLYMLILCSNLLLIVVICVNRSLHEPMYMFLCSLFVNELYGSTGLFPLLLLQILSDIHTVSASACFLQIFCVYSYGSVEFTNLAVMSYDRYLAICYPLQYNTRMTSDKVIMLIAVIWFPPFVAVFVTTVLSASVQLCGSVINKVYCDNHSIIKLACYDTTVNNVYELVACSVTVCVPVSVILYSYIRILRVCFSGCKQTRQKAVSTCTPHLASLLNFSFGVFFEILQSRFDMSSVPDVLGIFLSLHFLTCQPLLSPVMYGLNMTKIRVTCKNLFRFFSAMKDR, from the coding sequence ATGATGATAAACTCCACACATGATGCATATTTCACTCTGGGTGCCTATGTTGACACTGAGTCCTTTAAATCCTTCTTTTTCCTGCTgattatatttttatacatGTTGATTCTTTGCTCCAACCTCCTGCTGATTGTGGTTATCTGTGTGAACAGAAGCTTACATGAACCTATGTACATGTTTCTGTGCAGCCTGTTTGTAAATGAACTGTATGGTAGTACAGGGTTGTTTCCATTGCTGCTGCTTCAGATCCTCTCTGACATTCACACTGTCTCTGCTTCAGCTTGTTTCCTGCAGATTTTCTGTGTGTACTCTTACGGCAGTGTCGAGTTCACGAACTTGGCCGTCATGTCTTATGACAGATATCTGGCTATCTGTTATCCTCTGCAGTATAACACACGCATGACATCTGATAAGGTGATCATGCTCATTGCTGTGATTTGGTTTCCTccttttgttgctgtgtttgtaaCGACAGTGTTGAGTGCGTCTGTGCAGCTGTGTGGGAGCGTCATCAATAAAGTCTACTGTGACAACCACTCCATCATAAAGCTGGCTTGTTATGACACCACAGTCAATAATGTCTATGAACTCGTTGCTTGTTCTGTCACAGTCTGTGTTCCTGTGTCTGTGATTCTTTACTCGTACATCAGGATCCTCAGAGTCTGTTTCTCTGGCTGTAAACAGACGAGACAGAAAGCCGTCAGCACCTGCACACCTCACCTCGCCTCTCTGCTCAACTTCTCCTTCGGGGTTTTCTTTGAAATATTACAGAGCAGGTTTGATATGAGCAGTGTGCCTGATGTGTTAGGAATATTTTTATCATTACACTTCCTCACGTGCCAGCCGCTCCTCAGCCCCGTGATGTACGGACTCAACATGACCAAAATTCGTGTCACGTGTAAAAATCTTTTTAGATTTTTCAGCGCGA